AACCGAGCTGGAATTTAAATGAAGGAAGATTAGGCGATGTGTAGCTCATGCCTGTGAGAACCTGATAAGACGGTGATGTTGCCGATTCGTCTTTATTATCGTCAGTGCTTGAAATATGCATAACACCTATACCGGCTCCTACATAAGCATTAACCCCATTCTTTTTCTTTATGTCATACACAAAATTAGACATCACTTTTGTTTTGTGATAGCTGTTATTTTCATATATTGCCTTGTTGTGAGATAGTTGCTGCTCAATGCGTGCGTTTTTTAAAACGCTATCTGCCGATAGAAGCCTGTAACCGAAAGAAACATTATTGTTTTCAAGGATATCTTCCCTTGAATCCAAATATACGTCATCAATAACGGATTGTTCAATAGCATTAGCATTTGAACTAAAAACCGTTAAAGAAACTAATAAACTTGCAAAAACTAACTGTTTTCTACTTTTCATTCCCATGAACTCCTACTTGGAGTTAAAAATTATATGTATTTTTCAACCTTGCAACAACCAACATAACATATCTATGACACGCTTGTCAAATACTTTATTTAGCAACGGGTTAGATGGGAGTTTGGAACCTTTAAGCACTATATATAGTGTAAAATAATTTCCTTATGTAGCTTATCGTGATTATATAGCTTGGATACTATGGTCAAGCCATAGTATGACGGTTATGTTTTTATAAAGTTAATTTACTGTAGAAACCTCTGCAAAAGGTTGCAAAGTTCAAATTTGAGTTCTTTTTATCCCCTCTCCCGTGTACGGGGGAGGGTTAGTAGGGAGGGGACAATACATGCAGGTATAACAAACACTTGCAAGTTTTCACCCCCCTCACAAAAACACTTTCGTGTTTTTAACTCTCCCTCAAGGGGAGAGTAGTTTTTATCTTTAGACGCTTGTTCTAATCTTTTTATTTTGCGACTTTGTTTTCTTTTTCTCCGGTTTGCTCTCAGGTTTTTTATAGAAGAACCTGTCGCCTATTATCAGCAGTGCGGGAGTGAAAAACAATGTCAGAATTGTAGCGAAAGTAAGACCTCCGGCTATTGATGTTGAAAGCTGTCTCCACCATTGGCTTGAGGGTGCTCCGATAGTTACTTCCCTTGTGATGAAATCTATATTTAGTGCCAGTACCATCGGTATCAATCCCAGAACCGTTGTGCCTGCCGTAAGAAGAATCGGACGCAGGCGTTGTATTCCCGTCCGCAATACTGCCTCTTTTGGTTCCATACCTGCCTCTTTCAGCTTCTGATAGGTATCTATGAATATGATATTATTGTTAACTACAATACCCGAAAGGGAAATTACCCCGACCCCGCACATTACTATACCGAAAGGCTGCCCTGTAACTATCAGCCCTAGCAATACTCCTACGGTAGATAAAAATACCGCACTTAATATAATCAGCATATAATATATACTGTTAAACTGTGTTACCAATATCAGTGCCATACAAAACAGGGCAAGGATAAACGCATTAGATAAGAATTGCTGTGCTTCGTTTTGTTGTTCCTCATCACCTTTGAAGCGTACCGAGATATCAGGATTGCGTTCCATCTGCGAAAGCAGTTCTTTGACTTCCTTAACTTTGGTATCGGCAAGAATGCCTTCTGCAACGTCAGCCTTGATAGTCATGTTACGCATACCGTTCATTCTGTATATCGTATCTACCTTTGGCTGTGCCTCGCGTGTTACGAAATTTGAGATGGGAATCAAACCTGCCTCGGTTGCTACCCTTAAATTATCAAGGGCGGTAAGGTTTCGTTTTTCTTCGGGGAAGCGTATGAGGATATCAACATCTTCATCAGAATCATCGGGGCGGTAAGATGTCATTTTCAAGCCGTTAGTGATAAACTTGATGAAATTACCCAGTATATTTACATCTGCCCCGAACTTTGCCGCCATCGACCTGTCTATATCCATATTCCATTCAATGCCCGGTATGGGTCTTGTGTCCTCGATATCAACCAGACCTTCAATATCGCCCGTCAAGTCCAGTATTTTGGTAACGGCAGGTTCAAGCAATTCGGGCTTGCGGGAGGATATTATCAGTTCTATAGGCTTGGCAGCACCCGGCCCCGCCTGCTCGTCCTGCGTATTTATTATTATACCTGCCATGCCTTCTGTGCGTTTTTTTATCTCCTCGATTATCTTATGGGCTTTCGGGCGTTTCTTCCAGTCATCATATTCTATATTTATAATGCCGACTGCGTCCTCAGGTATGCCCTTGCCACCCTCCATAGCACCTGATTTTGCGTAAAATACCCTAATACCCTCAACATCGAATATCCGCTCTTCCACCTTTCTGACTAATGCATCTTTTTCCTGCACGGAAAGATTGCCGCGCGCCCTTATCTGAATCTGCGATGTTTCAGGCTCTATTTCGGGAAAGAACTCTACACCCGTACCGAATTTGGCATAATATACATATACACTGCAAAGTATCAGGAATATAAACAGGGCAAATATTCCTGCATGGTTTACAACCGCCTTTAGTAATTTGTAATAGACTGATGCGGAGCCTTTTAGTTTTTCAAGGTCGCCTTTTTCGGTTAACTCGATATTTTCGATAACCTTCTGTGAGGGTTTGTGTTTGAAAGGCAATATACACCCTATGGTAGGAATAAAAATTATTGCCATTAATAACGAGCCTGTAAGCGTTGCTATCAAAGTAATAGGCATATATTGCATGAACTGCCCGACTATTCCCGGCCAGAACAGCAACGGCATGAACACTACCAAAGTAGTTGCGGTGGAGGCTATGATAGGCCATTTCATATATTTTGCCGATTCGGTATAAGCCTCTTTTTTGCTTTTGCCTTCGGTCATTTTACGGTCTGCCATCTCGCACGTGATGATAGCCGAATCCACAAGCATACCGATAGATAATATAAGGCTGAACAACACGACTATATTGACGGTTAGCCCGATAGAATCAATAAACAGAACTCCAAGTAAGAAAGCTCCCGGAATTGCTATAGTTACAAGTGCTGCCGAACGCAGCCCCACAAAGTAAATAATGACTATCATGACCAGCAAAATTGCCATGATTATATTATTTTCAAGGTCTTTGAGCATATTTATTATAGTGCCTGATTTATCCCCCGAATAGGTAATGTCGATATGTTCGGGCCAGAACTGTTTTTCAAAAGCGACACGCTCTTTTACCTGATTTATGGTTTCAATAACATTTGTACCCGTACGCTTGGAGACTTCAAGCACAATAGAATTTTTACCGTTGGCACGGGCAAAGCCCGTAGGGTCTTTGAAAGTTTTTTTAATCTTTGCTATATCACGTACAGTTACTACCGAATCGCCGTTTACTTTTACAGGAAGAGATAAAATATCGTTTAATCCTTCTAATAAACCGGGTACTTTAATGGAATAACGCCCGTTGCCGTTATCAAGCGCACCTGCTGCTATCAACCTGTTAAAACCGGTGGCTATCTGATTCATCTCTGCCAGCGTTATACGGTAGCTTTCTACCATTATAGGGTCTATCTCAATCTCAACCGCTTCTTCCCTGTCGCCTGCTATATTGACATCTAGGACATTAGGCAGTTCCTCTATCTTATCCCGCAGGTTGCGGGCTATGGTAACTAAAGTGCGTTCGGGTATGTCACCGCCGATAATCACGTTTATAACGGGGAACAGGCTTAAATTTATCTCCTTTACATCAGGCTCGTCCGTATCTGTCGGCAGCTCTGTTTTTGCAAGGTCAACTTTCTCACGCACATCGTTCAATGCTTTTTCGCTATCAAAACCTGCGTTGAATTCCAATGTAACAGATGCACGCCCCTCGGTTGCGTAAGCGGTCATCTCCTTTACACCCTCTATGGAACGCAGTTCCTTTTCCATCGGTTTTATAAGTAAACGCTCGGCATCTTCAGGCGATATGCCTTCATGGGTCATGGTCGTTATGATAAAAGGTATGCGTACGTCAGGGTCTTGCTCTTTTGGTATAGACTTGTATGAAGATGTGCCGACGGCAAATACTAATAGCAATATCAGTATTATCGTGCGGTATCTGTTTATACATGCGTCAATAAAAGTGTCCATCTTTTTACTCAGCCACTACCGCTTTATCACCAACCCTTAAAAATTCCTGACCTGCGGTTATTATTTTAGTGTTATCGGGTATGCCTGTTATCCACATTCCTTCTTTAGACTCTTTAATTATATTTATAGGATAAAATTCTACCCTGCTTTCATGGGATAGTGTTTTTAAACCTATCTCTCCGGACTCATCAAGAGTGAAAAAAGAGGGCTTGATAAGATGGGCGTTTATTTGTTTTACAGGAATTATAATACCCGTAGTCATACCCTCAAAAAAATCATAGCCGTTATTTACTATTTCTACCTCAACCCTAAAAGTCCTTGTGGTGGCATCGGCAACCTTGCTTATATAACTGACAAATCCTACGGTTTCTATTCCGCTTACGGTTTTTATCGTTGCGTTATTACCTATTTTTATACCTGCTATTTTATTTTCAGGTATCCGGGCAACAGCCAGTATCTTCGAATCATCAATAACGGTAGCAACCTGTTCCCCTGACTGATGAAGGTAATCACCCTCTTCAACATACAACTCCTGAACTATACCGTTAAAAGGTGCTTTTATAAAAATCTCATCATAGGCGGTTTGGGTTTTATACAGGTTCGCTACGGCAGATTGCAGGTTTGCGTAGCTTTCGGATAATTTTGTTTTTGACTGGTGACCTGAATTTTTCAATGACTTTGCCACATTATACTCAAGCCGGCGTTGTGCTAATAGTGCTTCGGCACTTTGCAGGATTTTTTTCCTGTCCTCAACTTCTAAAGATAAAATTATATCACCTTCTTTAACCCTTCCGCCTTCTAATACCGATATTTTCTCGACCTTGCCGTGTGTTTGCGATTTTATATTTACCTTGCGGTATGACATTGTAGTGCCGTATAGCTGCACCTCCTGTAGGATATTTTTCGCCTCTGACTTTGTTATGCCGACTTTTGGTGCGATAGATGCGGTTTTTTCAACGGTTTTAGTACCGTCGTCTTCAGGCTTGTTTGCCATGCTCGGAAAAAAGCCTGAGCCTATCCACAAAAATACTGCCACAAATATTAATGTAGCTATAAATTTTGAGGAAATATGGGGCATATGACTATATATCGGGATAAGTGATTATATGCAACGCAACATAGCATATTTAAGTTTGTCTTACAAGCAAAGACCTTA
The Alphaproteobacteria bacterium CG11_big_fil_rev_8_21_14_0_20_39_49 DNA segment above includes these coding regions:
- a CDS encoding MFS transporter, which produces MDTFIDACINRYRTIILILLLVFAVGTSSYKSIPKEQDPDVRIPFIITTMTHEGISPEDAERLLIKPMEKELRSIEGVKEMTAYATEGRASVTLEFNAGFDSEKALNDVREKVDLAKTELPTDTDEPDVKEINLSLFPVINVIIGGDIPERTLVTIARNLRDKIEELPNVLDVNIAGDREEAVEIEIDPIMVESYRITLAEMNQIATGFNRLIAAGALDNGNGRYSIKVPGLLEGLNDILSLPVKVNGDSVVTVRDIAKIKKTFKDPTGFARANGKNSIVLEVSKRTGTNVIETINQVKERVAFEKQFWPEHIDITYSGDKSGTIINMLKDLENNIIMAILLVMIVIIYFVGLRSAALVTIAIPGAFLLGVLFIDSIGLTVNIVVLFSLILSIGMLVDSAIITCEMADRKMTEGKSKKEAYTESAKYMKWPIIASTATTLVVFMPLLFWPGIVGQFMQYMPITLIATLTGSLLMAIIFIPTIGCILPFKHKPSQKVIENIELTEKGDLEKLKGSASVYYKLLKAVVNHAGIFALFIFLILCSVYVYYAKFGTGVEFFPEIEPETSQIQIRARGNLSVQEKDALVRKVEERIFDVEGIRVFYAKSGAMEGGKGIPEDAVGIINIEYDDWKKRPKAHKIIEEIKKRTEGMAGIIINTQDEQAGPGAAKPIELIISSRKPELLEPAVTKILDLTGDIEGLVDIEDTRPIPGIEWNMDIDRSMAAKFGADVNILGNFIKFITNGLKMTSYRPDDSDEDVDILIRFPEEKRNLTALDNLRVATEAGLIPISNFVTREAQPKVDTIYRMNGMRNMTIKADVAEGILADTKVKEVKELLSQMERNPDISVRFKGDEEQQNEAQQFLSNAFILALFCMALILVTQFNSIYYMLIILSAVFLSTVGVLLGLIVTGQPFGIVMCGVGVISLSGIVVNNNIIFIDTYQKLKEAGMEPKEAVLRTGIQRLRPILLTAGTTVLGLIPMVLALNIDFITREVTIGAPSSQWWRQLSTSIAGGLTFATILTLFFTPALLIIGDRFFYKKPESKPEKKKTKSQNKKIRTSV